DNA sequence from the Sinorhizobium sp. RAC02 genome:
GCGTCGAAGTCGATCTGGATCACGCCGGAATTCGGCTGCGTGGTGGCCAGCGCACCGCATTCGCCGACCTTGGCGCCATGCCAGGCGGCCCCGGCATGATCGCCGCGCACAACCGGAAGGGCGGCGATGATCGCCGTATCGGTGGTGCGCCCGGCGATCACGATGTCCGCCCCGGTGGCAAGCGCGGCCGCGACCTGCTCGATGCCCGCGAGCGCGACGATGTTGGTGCAGTCGTCGACGATGGCCTCGCAGATGTCGGGTGCTGCCGGCAAGGCGTGCAGGCGACCGCCGCCGAGCGCAGCCTTCACCCGATCCTTCGGCTGGCCGGATTTCAGCGTCGCGACCTTGACCTTCATGCCCTCTTCGAGGGCGATCTCGCGGGTGATGTCGAACAGCCAGTCCACCGCCGCATCGGCGCCGCAGGTGCCGGCCGTGCCGATGACCAGCGGCACCCCGGCTTTCGCACGCGCCTGCATCAACTCGCGCCATTCCACCTTGGTCGAGGCGCGGGAATATTTCGAGACGCCCCGCCCGAGATAGGACGGGCCGCTATCCGTCGAGCCGCCGTCGATGGCGATGATATCGGGACGGTTGGCCACGCCGCGCTCCAGCGCCTCGCGGTCATAGCCCAATCCCAGCGCCCCTGCGGGTACGAGAACGCGTGTCATGTGTCACCTCCTTGGTTTGGCTCGCTCGCGGAGCCACCGGAAAACATTTCAGCGCGGGCCTTGCGCAGCTTGGCCTTGCCAAGATGGTCCTGCATCAAGCTGGCCGCCCTGTCGAAATCGCTGGCATCCAGCGCATCCAGGATGGCAAGGTGCTCGGCATTCTGGCCCCGCACCTGCGCCGCGTTCAGCGTCTGCCGGTATTCGATCAGACGCCGAAGCTGGTTGAGTTTCTGCACTGTGGTCAGCAGGAACCTGTTGCCGGACAACGTCGCCAGCCCCTCGTGAAAGGCCGAATTCGCCTCGAACAGTTCCATCTGGCTGAGGCGCTCCCACCCCCCGTCGGCAATGATTTCCTGCCGCCGGCGCAGGTCTGCCAGCACGACCGGGTCGGATCGGAATTCCGGCGAGCGTATGCCGTGCACCTCGATCACCTGGCGTAGATCATAACATTCGCGATAGGCCTCGACGGAATCGATCAGCACGGCGAATGTCCAGCCCCTGCCCTCGTTGCGCTCGATCCAGCCCTCGCCGGAAATGCGGGTCAGGATGCGTCGCAGGGCCAGCCGCGACGCGCCGTAGCGCCGCATCAGGTCCGTCTCGCTGACCCTGTCCGGCAAGCGGCGCGACAGGCGGTCGTCGGCGATGCGTAGGTAGGTCGCCTCATCCGACGTGTCATCGGCGGCCGGCAAAGGATCGGCGGCGATGCGGTGGGGATCGAGCAGATAGAACCCCTTGTTGGGAACCCGCTCGACGATGCCTTGATCGGCCAGCAGGCCGAGCGCCGAGCGGATCGGCGGACGCGAGGTGCCGAACAGGGTCTGGAGGCTGGCTTCCGTCAGATGCTGTCCCTGTTCCATGGCCGATGTCCTGATATGGCGGACAATCTTGTCCGCCAGCGAGCGATGAAGTTCGTTCATTTTCAACCCCGGAATGGTATTAAGCGCGTATATACGACAATCCGGTTTCA
Encoded proteins:
- a CDS encoding GntR family transcriptional regulator; amino-acid sequence: MNELHRSLADKIVRHIRTSAMEQGQHLTEASLQTLFGTSRPPIRSALGLLADQGIVERVPNKGFYLLDPHRIAADPLPAADDTSDEATYLRIADDRLSRRLPDRVSETDLMRRYGASRLALRRILTRISGEGWIERNEGRGWTFAVLIDSVEAYRECYDLRQVIEVHGIRSPEFRSDPVVLADLRRRQEIIADGGWERLSQMELFEANSAFHEGLATLSGNRFLLTTVQKLNQLRRLIEYRQTLNAAQVRGQNAEHLAILDALDASDFDRAASLMQDHLGKAKLRKARAEMFSGGSASEPNQGGDT